A single region of the Streptomyces sp. NBC_00425 genome encodes:
- a CDS encoding ABC transporter ATP-binding protein — protein MEAPPDNDVLWARSLHFTHPDGSPGLAGVSMGVREGEILAVGGPRGSGKTTLLRCLSGLASARRGEVWFNSVPVHTMGPSARERLRRDRFGWIDPVPLLVPELNVWENAALPLMLRGTSRRRAKVAALEWLERLDVGDRSRLRPHELTQAERQRVCITRALAPAPSILFADEPTAPLHRADRAHVLRTLTSAARSHGITVVLATHDPQTAALADRTVALLDGRRVNTVHLPPVTEPEGREAACSLSV, from the coding sequence ATGGAGGCTCCGCCGGACAACGACGTGCTCTGGGCACGCTCCCTGCACTTCACGCACCCCGACGGCTCCCCCGGGCTGGCCGGGGTCTCGATGGGTGTGCGGGAGGGCGAGATCCTCGCCGTCGGCGGGCCCCGCGGCAGCGGCAAGACGACGCTGCTGCGCTGTCTGTCCGGCCTCGCCTCCGCCCGGCGCGGCGAGGTCTGGTTCAACAGCGTGCCCGTGCACACGATGGGCCCGTCGGCCCGCGAACGGCTGCGCCGGGACCGCTTCGGCTGGATCGACCCGGTCCCCCTCCTCGTCCCCGAGCTGAACGTCTGGGAGAACGCCGCCCTGCCCCTCATGCTGCGCGGCACCAGCCGCCGGCGGGCCAAGGTCGCCGCGCTGGAATGGCTGGAACGCCTGGACGTCGGCGACCGCTCCCGGCTGCGCCCGCACGAACTCACCCAGGCCGAGCGGCAGCGGGTCTGCATCACCCGGGCCCTGGCCCCGGCCCCCTCGATCCTCTTCGCGGACGAGCCCACCGCGCCGCTCCACCGGGCGGACCGCGCCCACGTCCTGCGCACCCTGACCTCGGCGGCCCGCTCGCACGGCATCACGGTGGTGCTCGCCACCCACGACCCGCAGACCGCGGCCCTCGCGGACCGCACGGTCGCCCTGCTGGACGGGCGCCGGGTGAACACCGTCCATCTGCCGCCCGTCACGGAGCCGGAAGGCCGGGAAGCCGCGTGCTCGCTCTCCGTCTGA
- a CDS encoding ABC transporter permease, whose amino-acid sequence MAVPVAFFAIFFAYPVAAIVARGLDADGSWRFGRVGDVLAQSDIRHVLWFTLWQALASTALTLLVALPAAYVFARLDFPGKQVLRAVVTVPFVLPTVVVGTAFLALVGRGGLLDELWGVRLDTTVWAILLAHVFFNYAVVVRTVGGLWAQLDPRQEEAARMLGASRLRAWRTVTLPALGPAVAAAALMVFLFTFTSFGVVQILGGPTFSTLEVEIYRQTSEILDLSTAAVLTIVQFAAVGAILAVHAWTVRRRESALRLVDAAGTARRPRGAGQWTLLAGVLATIAVLLALPLAVLVQRSFDAPDFAYYRALTSDDGNVFLVPPIDAIGNSLEYAVVATAVAVFVGGLAAAALARRDAGRLVRGFDALLMLPLGVSAVTVGFGFLIALDEPPLDLRTSWILVPLAQALVGVPFVVRTMLPVLRAVDQRLREAAAVLGASPWRVWREVDLPLVRRALLVAAGFAFAVSLGEFGATVFIARPDNPTLPVAVARLLGRAGELNYGQAMALSTILMVVCAVALLVLERLRTDRTGEF is encoded by the coding sequence ATGGCCGTGCCCGTCGCGTTCTTCGCGATCTTCTTCGCCTACCCGGTCGCCGCGATCGTCGCCCGGGGGCTGGACGCCGACGGCTCCTGGCGGTTCGGGCGGGTGGGGGACGTGCTCGCGCAGTCCGACATCCGGCACGTCCTGTGGTTCACCCTCTGGCAGGCGCTGGCCTCCACCGCTCTCACCCTGCTGGTCGCGCTGCCCGCCGCCTATGTCTTCGCGCGCCTCGACTTCCCCGGGAAGCAGGTGTTGCGGGCCGTCGTCACCGTGCCGTTCGTGCTGCCGACGGTCGTCGTCGGCACGGCGTTCCTGGCGCTGGTCGGCCGGGGCGGGCTGCTCGACGAGCTGTGGGGCGTACGGCTGGACACCACGGTGTGGGCGATCCTGCTGGCGCACGTGTTCTTCAACTACGCGGTCGTCGTCCGGACGGTGGGCGGGCTGTGGGCGCAGCTGGACCCCCGGCAGGAGGAGGCGGCGAGGATGCTGGGCGCGTCCCGTCTGCGTGCCTGGCGCACGGTCACCCTGCCGGCGCTCGGACCCGCCGTCGCGGCTGCCGCGCTGATGGTGTTCCTGTTCACCTTCACCTCGTTCGGCGTGGTGCAGATCCTCGGCGGCCCCACCTTCTCCACCCTCGAGGTGGAGATCTACCGGCAGACCTCCGAGATCCTCGACCTGTCGACGGCCGCCGTCCTCACGATCGTCCAGTTCGCCGCCGTGGGCGCGATCCTCGCCGTGCACGCCTGGACGGTGCGGCGGCGGGAGTCAGCGCTGCGGCTGGTCGACGCGGCCGGCACGGCGCGCCGGCCGCGTGGGGCGGGGCAGTGGACGCTGCTGGCCGGGGTGCTCGCCACGATCGCCGTGCTGCTGGCGCTGCCGCTCGCGGTGCTGGTGCAACGCTCTTTCGACGCGCCCGACTTCGCCTATTACCGTGCGCTGACCAGCGACGACGGCAACGTCTTCCTGGTTCCGCCGATCGACGCGATCGGCAACTCGCTGGAGTACGCCGTCGTCGCGACCGCCGTCGCCGTGTTCGTCGGCGGGCTCGCCGCGGCCGCGCTGGCCCGACGGGACGCCGGACGGCTGGTACGCGGCTTCGACGCCCTGCTGATGCTGCCGCTGGGCGTCTCCGCGGTGACCGTCGGCTTCGGCTTCCTGATCGCGCTGGACGAGCCTCCGCTGGACCTGCGGACCAGCTGGATTCTCGTCCCGCTCGCGCAGGCGCTGGTCGGCGTCCCCTTCGTCGTGCGGACCATGCTGCCGGTGCTGCGGGCGGTGGATCAGCGACTGCGCGAGGCCGCCGCCGTGCTGGGCGCGTCCCCGTGGCGGGTCTGGCGGGAGGTGGACCTGCCGTTGGTGCGGCGGGCGCTGCTCGTCGCGGCCGGGTTCGCCTTCGCGGTGTCGCTCGGGGAGTTCGGGGCGACCGTGTTCATCGCACGGCCCGACAACCCGACCCTGCCGGTCGCCGTGGCGCGACTGCTCGGCCGGGCAGGAGAGCTCAACTACGGCCAGGCGATGGCCCTTTCGACGATTCTGATGGTGGTGTGCGCGGTGGCGCTGCTGGTGCTCGAGCGACTGCGCACCGACCGGACGGGAGAGTTCTGA
- a CDS encoding LAETG motif-containing sortase-dependent surface protein produces MSLSRRIAARSVRMLGVTAAASALALSASGTALACEIGDFSAAAACDGAKGVITVTDKDASGVPAVITVFLENNGADFRQVGTEQTVKGSKKGVTVSFAEDWEPGAIYRIHVKAVKGKKLLVDTDINAGENLTTPAKACAADTSTPTGTPSSTPPSTPSGTTTTPPAETATALPSPSESTSDSSAPGAPSASNAPSAAVQESNLAETGASSSTGLIVGVAGALVVVGGGAVFFGMRRRGSSHR; encoded by the coding sequence GTGTCCCTTTCCCGCCGTATCGCCGCCCGTTCGGTGCGCATGCTCGGTGTCACCGCCGCCGCCTCCGCCCTCGCCCTCAGCGCCTCGGGCACCGCGCTGGCCTGCGAGATAGGCGACTTCTCCGCCGCAGCCGCCTGCGACGGCGCCAAGGGCGTCATCACCGTCACCGACAAGGACGCCTCGGGTGTCCCGGCCGTCATCACCGTCTTCCTCGAGAACAACGGCGCCGACTTCCGGCAGGTCGGCACGGAACAGACCGTCAAGGGCTCGAAGAAGGGCGTCACCGTCTCCTTCGCCGAGGACTGGGAGCCGGGCGCGATCTACCGGATCCACGTCAAGGCCGTCAAGGGCAAGAAGCTCCTGGTCGACACCGACATCAACGCCGGCGAGAACCTGACCACCCCGGCCAAGGCGTGCGCGGCCGACACCTCCACGCCGACCGGCACCCCGTCCTCGACGCCTCCCTCGACGCCGTCGGGCACCACCACCACGCCGCCGGCCGAGACGGCGACCGCCCTGCCGTCGCCGTCCGAATCGACGAGCGACAGCTCCGCGCCCGGCGCGCCGTCCGCGAGCAACGCGCCCTCGGCCGCGGTCCAGGAGTCCAACCTCGCCGAGACCGGCGCCAGTTCCAGCACCGGCCTGATCGTCGGCGTCGCGGGCGCCCTGGTCGTCGTCGGCGGCGGCGCGGTGTTCTTCGGAATGCGTCGCCGCGGGTCCAGCCACCGCTGA
- a CDS encoding thiamine ABC transporter substrate-binding protein, translated as MQNKTFVAAAVGLGLVVLSACGSSTDGKSEADSKTVTLVSHDSWAVSKSVLADFEKQSGYRVKVLKDGDAGQAVNKAILTKDHPQGDVFFGVDNTLLSRALDNGLFQPYEAKGLDQVDARYRLDADKHRVTPVDFGDICVNYDKAYFTAHKLAPPATFDDLVKPAYKDLLVTENAATSSPGLGFVLGTAAQYGDAGWEGYWKKLKANGVKVVDGWDQAYNEEFSGSAGGRKAKADRPLVVSYASSPPAEVVFGDPKPTTAPTGVATGTCFRQIEFAGLLSNAADAKGGKALIDFLISKKFQQDMPLNMFVYPVVKGAAVPAEFTQYGPAAEHPETMDPAKIADRRDQWVKSWTSLVLK; from the coding sequence GTGCAGAACAAGACCTTCGTCGCCGCGGCCGTCGGGCTCGGCCTGGTCGTCCTGTCCGCGTGCGGGTCGTCGACGGACGGGAAGAGCGAGGCGGACTCCAAGACCGTCACCCTCGTCAGCCACGACTCGTGGGCCGTCTCCAAGAGCGTGCTCGCGGACTTCGAGAAGCAGTCCGGCTACCGGGTGAAGGTCCTCAAGGACGGCGACGCCGGGCAGGCCGTCAACAAGGCGATCCTCACCAAGGACCACCCGCAGGGCGACGTCTTCTTCGGCGTCGACAACACCCTTCTCTCCCGCGCGCTCGACAACGGGCTGTTCCAGCCGTACGAGGCGAAGGGGCTGGACCAGGTCGACGCCCGGTACCGGCTGGACGCCGACAAGCACCGGGTCACGCCCGTCGACTTCGGCGACATCTGCGTCAACTACGACAAGGCGTACTTCACCGCGCACAAGCTGGCCCCGCCGGCCACCTTCGACGACCTGGTGAAGCCCGCGTACAAGGACCTCCTCGTCACCGAGAACGCCGCCACCTCCTCGCCCGGCCTCGGCTTCGTGCTCGGCACGGCCGCGCAGTACGGCGACGCCGGCTGGGAGGGCTACTGGAAGAAGCTCAAGGCGAACGGGGTGAAGGTGGTCGACGGCTGGGACCAGGCCTACAACGAGGAGTTCTCCGGGTCCGCCGGCGGCAGGAAGGCGAAGGCCGACCGTCCGCTGGTCGTCTCCTACGCCTCCTCGCCGCCCGCCGAGGTGGTCTTCGGCGACCCCAAGCCGACCACCGCACCCACCGGTGTCGCGACCGGCACCTGCTTCCGGCAGATCGAGTTCGCCGGGCTGTTGAGCAACGCGGCCGACGCCAAGGGCGGCAAGGCGCTGATCGACTTCCTGATCAGCAAGAAGTTCCAGCAGGACATGCCGCTCAACATGTTCGTCTACCCGGTGGTGAAGGGGGCGGCCGTGCCCGCCGAGTTCACGCAGTACGGGCCCGCCGCCGAGCACCCCGAGACCATGGACCCGGCGAAGATCGCCGACCGTCGCGACCAGTGGGTCAAGTCGTGGACCTCGCTCGTACTGAAGTAG
- a CDS encoding ABC transporter ATP-binding protein — MLLELERATVRFGGHAALDEVDLAVAEHEVVCVLGPSGSGKSTLLRAVAGLQPLDGGRVRLDGRDQAGTPAHQREIGLMFQDHQLFPQRDVAGNVAFGLRMRGMPKGRRGDRVRELLELVGLPGAGGRAVAALSGGEQQRVALARALAPRPRLLMLDEPLGQLDRSLRERLVGELRELFGRLGTTVLAVTHDQGEAFALADRVVVMRDGRIAQSGTPLEVWQRPADAFVARFLGFDNVVAATVTGEAAVTPWGKVPVPAGSGQGARTLLVRPAGVRLAGADEGLRCTVAARTFRGTHVALRLRPEDAPTLEAACALRDAPGVGDAVGVSFDPAEIVVLE, encoded by the coding sequence ATGCTGCTGGAGCTGGAACGCGCGACCGTGCGGTTCGGCGGGCACGCCGCACTCGACGAGGTCGATCTCGCGGTCGCCGAGCACGAGGTGGTGTGTGTGCTCGGGCCCAGCGGCAGCGGCAAGTCGACGCTGCTGCGGGCGGTGGCCGGGCTCCAGCCGCTGGACGGCGGACGGGTCCGGCTCGACGGACGCGACCAGGCCGGGACGCCCGCGCACCAGCGGGAGATCGGGCTGATGTTCCAGGACCACCAGCTGTTCCCGCAGCGGGACGTGGCCGGCAACGTGGCCTTCGGGCTGCGTATGCGCGGTATGCCGAAGGGTCGACGGGGCGACCGGGTGCGGGAGTTGCTCGAGCTGGTCGGGCTGCCGGGGGCGGGGGGCCGCGCCGTGGCGGCGCTCTCCGGCGGTGAGCAGCAGCGGGTGGCGCTGGCCCGGGCGCTCGCCCCGCGGCCCCGGCTGCTGATGCTCGACGAGCCGCTCGGGCAGCTCGACCGGTCACTGCGCGAGCGCCTCGTGGGAGAACTGCGGGAGCTGTTCGGCCGGTTGGGCACGACCGTGCTCGCGGTCACGCACGACCAGGGTGAGGCGTTCGCGCTCGCCGACCGGGTCGTGGTGATGCGGGACGGCCGGATCGCCCAGTCGGGCACGCCCCTCGAGGTGTGGCAGCGGCCGGCGGACGCGTTCGTGGCCCGCTTCCTCGGCTTCGACAACGTGGTGGCGGCGACCGTCACGGGCGAGGCGGCGGTCACGCCGTGGGGGAAGGTGCCGGTGCCGGCCGGCTCCGGTCAGGGGGCGCGCACGCTGCTCGTGCGGCCCGCCGGCGTCCGCCTGGCCGGCGCGGACGAGGGGCTGCGCTGCACGGTCGCCGCGCGCACGTTCCGCGGCACCCATGTCGCCCTGCGGCTGCGGCCGGAGGACGCGCCGACGCTCGAGGCGGCGTGTGCGCTGCGGGACGCACCCGGGGTCGGCGACGCGGTGGGAGTCTCCTTCGACCCGGCCGAGATCGTGGTGCTGGAGTGA
- a CDS encoding VOC family protein, whose amino-acid sequence MTTPAYQQMIFVNLPVNDLDASKKFFTELGYGINPQFSDDNAASVVISDTIVAMLLTKPFYSTFTKKDIADASTTSEVLIALSAESREKVDELVDRALALGGSASGQTQDMGFMYGRSFDDLDGHTWEIVWMDPSAVQG is encoded by the coding sequence ATGACCACCCCGGCCTACCAGCAGATGATCTTCGTGAACCTGCCCGTGAACGACCTCGACGCGTCGAAGAAGTTCTTCACCGAGCTCGGTTACGGGATCAACCCGCAGTTCAGCGACGACAACGCGGCCTCCGTGGTGATCAGCGACACGATCGTCGCGATGCTGCTCACCAAGCCGTTCTACTCGACCTTCACCAAGAAGGACATCGCGGACGCCTCGACGACCAGCGAGGTCCTGATCGCGCTGAGCGCGGAGAGCCGCGAGAAGGTCGACGAGCTGGTGGACCGCGCGCTCGCCCTCGGCGGCTCCGCCAGCGGTCAGACCCAGGACATGGGCTTCATGTACGGCCGTTCCTTCGACGACCTCGACGGCCACACCTGGGAGATCGTGTGGATGGACCCGTCGGCCGTCCAGGGCTGA